TCGAGGTGTCTTGCCACTCGGCGATGTCGGGCCGGCGGCGCTGGACGAAGTGCCGCGAAAGGTCTTCGCGCAGGTCGCTTCGTTGGCCGGCGGGCAGGTCCTTCAGCTGCGTGAAGTCGGTGCGCAGCAGGCCCAGTAGGTTGAAGAACGCCTCCTCGTCGCCGCTGTGCGGCGTGGCGGTGAGCAGCACCAGGTGCCGCGTTGCGTCAGCCGCCAGGCCCTTGAGCAGTTGATAGCGCTGCTGACGGCCCTGGCCGGCTTGGGTACAGGTATGGGCCTCGTCGACGATGACGAACTCGGGGCAGAAGCGCTGGAAGGCTTCACGGCGGCGCTCTGACTTGATGTAGTCCAGGCTGACGACCGTGTAGGGGTGGGCGTGGAACACAGAAGTGCCCGGCGGAAGGTCGCGCTCCAGCCGGTCGGCGGTGTTGGAGCGCACCACCACGGCGGGAATGTGAAAGCGCTCGGCCAACTCGCGTTGCCACTGCTCGCATAGGTGCGGCGGGCACAGCACGGTCATGCGCTGGACCTCGCCACGGTCGAGCAGCTCGCGTGCGATGAGCGCACCTTCGATGGTCTTGCCGATACCGACGTCGTCCGCAATTAGCAGCCGCACCGTCGGCTGCTTCAACGCCATCAACAGCGGCACGAGCTGGTAGGCACGTGGCTCGACGGCAATGTTGCCGAAGCTGCGGAAGGGGCCAGCGCCGCTGCGCAGCTTGAGCTGCAGTGCATCCAGGAGCAACTGGCTCGCTGAGTGGTTGCGCGCCTGGGCCACAGAGGGCCAGGGGAAAGTGGCCGGCTGGACCGGCTGGCGTTCCAGGGGCAAGTAGATGAGCGTCTCATCGCGCTCACCGCCGCCCAAGGGGCGCAGGCGCAGGGTCTGCGTGTCGGACTCGGGCAGGACTATCCACTCGCGGCCACGGGCCGCAACCAGGCTGCCCGGGAGGAATTCCGGCGTCGGAGCATTCATGTCGTATCAGGCCTTGCCTGGACCAAACAGGTCGGCGTTGTTCTTAAAAATGTCGGGCCAGCGAGCCTGCTCCTTGGGGAAGCGCACCACCAGATAGCCCAGTTCGTCCAGGGCTCGGTCGATGGCGGCGTCCGCAGCCCGCTGGGTGTCGGTCTCGTGATGAGGTCCGTCGATGAAGACAGCGAGATTCAGGTCGTCGTAGAAGAAGTCCGCACAGGCGTTGGCGCCGCTGACCGTGTGCTGCCCGCGGTCAGGCTTGCGGTAGCCGTGCTCATTGACGTGGTCCAGCCAGGCCTGCTCCAGCGTGCTGCCTGCGGTGCGGGCGAGCTCGGCGTCGTGCTCTTGCGGCCCGCGACCTTGCGTGCCCTGGTGAGCCCGGGCAGCCGTCAGGCGGCAGAGGATGTCTAGCAGCAGCCCGCCGGCATCCTTGTCCTTGCGGTCGATGAGTGTGTGGTCAGGCTGGTTGTAATACGACAGCAAGCAGCGGTAGCAGCCGGCCTCGCACAATGGCTTGCCGTCGTGGTCGAGCTCTTCGGCCAAGGTCTTGCGGGCCCACGGTTGGCCCGCTGGCGGCGGCAGGAAGTGCAGCACCTCCAAGGCTTTGGCAGCCACCGCAGCCAACGCGTCGGGCTCGGTGGCCAGGCGCGTCAGCACGCCAGCGCCACCCTCGGCTGCCTCGAACAGCAGGATGGACTGGCGGTTGTCACGCGTGGGCAGGGGCTCGGCCATCAGCTCGCTCTCTTCGAGCTGGTAGACCGCCTCGATACCGCGTTTGAGCGCGTACTGCAGCGTGGTCAGCGTTTCAGCTGCGAGCTCGCCTAGGCGGTAGTGCGGGCGCACGATGAGGATGTTCCGGCGGTCCTCGACGTAGGGAACGATGCGCTGCGGCGGTGTTTTGTCCGGCGGGGCCTCGCCCTCAGCCTCTTTCTCGCCGTTGCCATCGTCGACGCCACCAACCCAGTGGCCGGTGACCGGGTTCATCATGAAGCCCTGGATGGCCTTCTCTTTTCGGCGGCGCCAGCCGAAGTTCATGCGCCAGACCGTTGCGGCCGGGCCGTACTGCATCTCGAGCAACGGGCCTTCGTCATCCTCGACGACCGTCGTGACCATTTGCAACTTGCCGTCGGCTTCGGCGAACTGCAACGTGGTCTGCATCTCGTAGCCCTGGCGTACCCGCTCTTCCTCGTTGGCGGTGATGCGCTCGGCGCGCTTGGTGGAGACGTTCTCGATGCGGTACAGGTTCTTGATTTCCTGAGCACCGGACAGTGACGCCCCGCAGGAAATGCAGCGGTCCGAGTCGCGCTGTGAGCGGAAGTGGCCATAGCCGCACGCCGGGCACAGGCGGGCGATTTCAGTGGGCAGGCGAGCGCCTTCGCTGACCTGGTCTGACCCGGTGATGGTCAGCAAAGCCTTGGTCACGCGGTACTGGCTGCCCTCGTGATAGATGAGGCTGTAGGGGCCAAACTCACCGAGCGCCAGGAAGCGCGGCCGTGACAGAAAGCTCTCACGGCCAATGGCGCCACGCCGAGCCGGCAGGTAGGCCAGCAACGGCAGGCGCGGGAAGTTATAGCCCGGCAGGAAGCCTTGGCTGGCGAGGTAACGGTAGGTGTAAAAGTCGCTGTTGAAGGCGCTGTCGCCTGCCAGTAGCAAGTCACGCTGCTTGCGGGCTTCGTTGTGACGCTGCTGGGCCTCACGACGCTCGCGTTCGCTGGCAGCGGGGTTGTTCTCGATTTTGAAGTTCAGCTCGATAGCCTGTGCCGTGGCGCGGTACAGGTCGCGCCAGCGCTGCAGGGCACCGTCGAACTCTTGGTACGCTCGTTGGAACACAGCTTCGGCCCACTTGTCCGTGTACCAAGGCGCGCTCGTGGGCGTCAGCTCGTTCGTCAACATGCCTAGCACCTTCAGGCCACGCTGATGCGCGCGCTTTTTCGCTTCTGACTTGTCCAGGTCCGACGCCATCTCTTCGGTCACCGGCAGCACGTCAGGCTGGTTCATGTCCAGCAGGTCGCGCACGCTGTTGCCCAGGCGCTTGCTGGTCTCGGCCAGCCAAATGGCGTGCATGTGGCTTTTGACCAGTTCGAGGTTGGCCAGGTCCAGCGTCGGGGCGTTCACCTGTCCGTGCACCATGCGGACGGGGTCGCGGAAGTAGTACTGGTCGTGCGGGCTTTGCGATGCGCAGTACGTTATGACCAAGGCCGGCTGGCCGGCACGTCCGGCACGGCCACTGCGCTGGGCGTAGTTGGCCGGCGTCGGCGGCACGTTGCGCATGTAGACGGTGTTAAGCGACGAGATGTCGACGCCGAGCTCCATCGTCGGGGAGCAGAACAGCACCGGCAGCCACTCGAGTTCGACGCCGTTCTTGCCGCGCCACTCGGCACGGTCCTTGTCGGTGAAACGGAAACGCGCTTCGCGCTCCATCCGGTCTTCCTGCTCGACCTGGGCCGTGTGCTCGCGGGCCTCGAACTCGAAGAGTTGGTGCACGGGGCTGTCGAGCAGGCCGGCGATGTTCAGGTACAGGCTGCGGAAGAAGGCGTTGTCCTCGGCCTGACGCTTGCTCTCGCCAGAGCCGAGCTCCCACTGCAACGCGGTGCCGCTCAGCTGCCACCCCAGCACACCGAAATCCGTCTCCTCGCGCTTGACCATGCCGTAGGACTCGGCAGCCTTCAGCAGCGCCTGGATGACATCCGGATAGGTCTGGTCGTTGATGTGCTTGTAGTAGGGGTTGCCACCGCCCCAGGTGCTGCCCTGGCGAAGCAGCCTGCCCAGGCGGGAGCGGCTGGAGCCAATGACCAGGAAGTCTTCGACCACCACCCGACGACCGCGACGGTCAGACTCTTCGCGCGGTCGCGAAGTGGCGAACCAACGGGACGGCACTGGGCGTTCGTCTTCGGTGAAGCCCCAGGGCTCGCACAGGTTGGCGTAACTCTGGGTGCGAAGCTGCTCGAGTTCGGTGCGGTCGAGGTAGCGCGTGGCGATGCACAGGCCCTGGCGCATGAAGTCGAACAGCTCGCGCAACACCTTCGCGCGCTCGGCCGGGCTGGCCGCCTGGAGCACCTGCGGGGCCTGGGCCCATTCGGCGGCGTCGGCGGCGAGGTCGTCAATGTCTTGGTAGCCAATGCGAATCAGCCCGAGCTGTTCGAGGTTGGGATTGTTGAATCGCCAGCCTCGGCGCAAGTCAAAGTAGCTGCGGTAGCCCAGGATGCCGCGCATGGCCTCCTGGACCTGCCGTCGGGTGTTGCCCTTGACCTCCGGCTGCTGCATGTACTCGGCACGCACGGCGGGGTCATCGCGGTGGAACCCCAGGGCTTCGAAGACCGCGTTGGCGACCTCACGCTCGGACAGTGCCCGGCCGCCGGCCTTGCGCACCGCCGACAGCAGTGCCGACCGGGTCAGCAGCACCTGGAGGAAGTCGTTGAAGTGCCCGGCTTGCAGCGCGGCGTCCTGCCGGTTGTCGGAGAAGCCGAGCACCTTCTTGGCATCGGCCGACAACTCCTGGTCCTGCTCGTACAGGTAGCGCAGGGCCGACAACGTCAGCATCGTCGTCGCCGAGCTGCGACCCTCGCCAGAAAGCGAAGTCAGGCGCAATGCGTCCTTGCCGGACGTTGTGTGCGACACGCCGCAGGCCAGGCAGAAGCGGAAGGCGCCCGGGATGAACCAGCTTGGCAGGCCGCTGTCGGTGCTGACAACACCATCAGGTCGCACTTTCACCGACTGGGGAAGGAACTTGCGTTGGCCAGACTTGATGCGCCACTCGCCATCGGCCCGTTCCTCGAGCCAGGACTCCGGATAGCGCTCCAGTGATTCAGGGTCCCACAGGCCGCGGCCATCCGGCATCAGGAAGCCGAACTTGACCTGCTCGTCGTCGTGCTGCCGTTCTTCGATGCTGCGAACGTTAAACGTCCGGCCCTCGTGGCCGTCTGTATCCCAAACCGGGATGTACTCCTGGCCGCAGTCGCGGCAGAAGTGCACGTGGTAGTAGCGGCGCTGCCGCTCGTCATCGCCCGAGACGAACTGCTGACCGTCGAGCGTGATGGCACGATGTCCTGGCGCTTCCAAGGTTGTGAAGACCTTGCCACCGCCAGCGATGAACTGGTGGAGCTTGAACGCGAACAGGCTCTTGCCGGCGGCATCGGTGACGGCGTAGGCCCGCAACATGAACTGCTGCAGGTAGGCCAGGCAAGTCTCGATAGGCTCGCCGGAGGCATCGTGCAGCAGCATGGCGGCGTCGGCCAGGGTGCGCGGACGTGCGCGCCGTGGCTTGTCGTCTTCGTAGGTCAGGCCCAGCGTCAACTCGACCCAGACCGACATCGGGTGCGCAGCCAGGGCCTCAAAGCCAAGGCCGGCGGGAACGCCAGACCGGATAGCGGGGCCGAGGCGGCTGCGGATGGATTCGAGCGTCTGGCTCTCGGGCGTCGTGCGCCGCAGGGTCTCGGTGATGACGTTGCGGTCGGCGATGGCGGTGCCGAACAGCCGGCGAGCCACTCGTGCGACGACGGCGTTGCGTTCCATCTGGCTGCCCTCGGACGCCATGGTGGCCGAGGTGCCGATGCAGATGAGCTCGTCGGCCAGCGCTTCGCGCACGCGGCGCACCAGCAGCGCCACATCGGCGCCCTGGCGACCACGGTAGGTATGAAGTTCATCCAGCACCAGGAAGCGCAAGCCCTTGGCGTTGCGCATCACCGCCTTGTCGATGTCGTTCTGCCGGGTCATCAGCAGCTCGAGCATCATGAAGTTGGTCAGCAGGATGTCCGGTGGCTTGGCCGCCATGGCTTGCCGCTCTTCGTCCGATTCCTGCCCGGTGTAACGGCCGAAGCTCACAGCGCGGGTTGCAGGGTCAGAGCCAAGAAACTTCTTCAGCTCCTCGAGTTGGGAGTTCGCCAAGGCGTTCATCGGGTAGATGACGATGGCGCGCGTACGCGGGGTGGGGTCGGCCTTCTTGGCCTTGAGGCAGGCGTCGACGACCGGAATGAAATAGCTGAGCGATTTGCCGGAGCCCGTGCCGGTGGTGAGAACGTAGCTCTCACCGGCCAAAGCCAAGCTGATGGCCTCGGCCTGGTGCTTGTGCAGCGGCAGTGTCACCCCGACGGAACTGGCCGACTTACCCAGACGGAAGATGTCCGAGCACTCGGCACTCAACTGGCCTGCTTGGACCAGCTCATCGACCGTGCCCCCCGAACGGTAGTTCGGGTTGATTTGGATGAGTGGCTCTGGCCAGTAGCGCTGGCTGTCGTACTCGCGGTCGACGAAGGCCCGAATGTCATCGGACCGGATGCGTGTGAAGCTGCGGGTGAACTGCTCGTACTCGCCGACGAGGTGCTCCCGGAATTCAAAGACGTCCATGCTTCTACTCCTCCCTGCCGATCTCGATGCCAACCTCTCTGGTCGGTCTAAGTCGATCGATTTGCCTTACTCGCTTTATCCACCGCCTGCAATCCGGGAGCTATGCCACGGCTCTTGCAGTAATCCAGCACCATGAACTCGACCATGGAGGCCAAGCTGCGGCGTTCGTGCTCCGCCGCAGCGACCAAGGCCGCTTTCACGTCGGGCGGAACGCGGACGCTTACGACTTCGGTTTTGGTGACGGCCAAGGAAGCTCCTGTGTGAAAAACGCTAGCGTTTTGCCAAGCGTATCAGTGAAGCTCATTCCGGGCCAAAGAAATCTTCGGAGTTCGTGTGGTCCGCGCACGAGGTGCCATCGCGCAGCTGAGGCACCACCATCAAGTCGCAGCCCCACAGGACTGTTCGTTGAACATCCGCAATATGACGCCGAAGCCGCCCTCCGCCTAAGGCCACTCCGAATAAATGAGCAGCGCTTATTAACGACGGCGGCACAAAGTCGGAGCGCAACCTGCGCGTCATGAGCTGACCATCGCCAATGATGCGCGACGTTGAAATGTGCCCTTGACATGCGCGGGGCACATTATCAGAGAGCAGCCGTTGAATCTATTTTTCTTCCGGCATCAAGGACTTAGCGCCGGCGCAATCCTCTTGCGCCCCTAGCGCCCATAACCTAGCATCGACAGTATTTGGCAACGTCAATGCGCTGCCAAACAGTTGTTCGGTCGAAATTCAAGGAGATTCGCCAACCCAATTACTGATCCGCACTAGCGCAGGGGAGCAGCCACTCCCCTGCACAAGATTGGAGAAAGCAGGGCGCTTTCCGGGGTGACATCTGGAATTTAGCTCTGGTTTCGCCACGGGTCAACTTTTCCCTGGAGAAACTAGATATGCGCCACACCAGATCAGCGCAGGGGCGTTGCTACGCCGAAAAAGGCCGGTCCGCCTGCCGCCGGCGCGCGAAGGGCAGCGCCGACGAGACGACGACCGCGTCGCACGAGGTGGCTTCGCCATGCTGACCGACGACGAGCTGGCCGAGCTGTTTGACCGGCTCGCTATGCCAGCGGCTGGTCGCGAGTACATCCGGCGGGTCCGTGCGGAACCGCCATCGCGCGCAACCAGCACCAACAAGTGCTCAGGCAAGCTGCGCTACACACCGCTCAAGATGCCCTTCGTGGTGGAAGCAGAGGCCGAGAGCACTGAGTACGTGACCCTCGTCGACATGGACCACGACGAGACCACGCTGGAGTTCTACGGTCAGCCCCCAAAACTGAAGATCTTCTACCTGCTTCCGGACGGACGTCGCAAGACATCGGTCTACACGACGCCAGACTACCTGCGCATCACGGCGGATTGCTTCGAGTTCATAGAGTGCAAGCGTGAAGAAGAACTGCAGCGCTTGGCCCAAAAGATGCCAGGGCGCTACCAGCAGGAGGCTGACGGCACGTGGCGGTCTCGACCTGCCGAAGCTGCTGCGCAAGCCCTCGGCTGCTCGTTCAAGGTCCGATCCAGCGCACAAAACAACTGGGCTCGCCACGAGAACCTCGAACTGCTCAAGGACTACTTCCTGCAGCAGCCCTCCTCCACCAGGTGCGCGGCCACTGCTGAGCTGCTGGACCGACTCGCCGGGCAGTGCCGCCTGTGCCTCTTCGACCTAATTCATCTGGAGCCAGCAATTCCGGCGGACGCCATCTACTTGGCCATCGCGCGCCGGCAGGTCTTCTTCCCAATCGACACCCAGCGGCTCACTGACCAAGAGCGTGCGTACGTCTACCGCGACGAGACGGCCTTCACAGCATTTCAGTCATTCCTTCCCTGCGCCACGCCGGCGACCGCCCTGCCAGCCCTTGCAGTAGAGCTCGTGCCCGAGACCAAGTTCCTGTGGGACGGGGTGCCATGGAAGATCGTCAACGCTGGAGAGACCAGGTTCACCGTCCGATGCCTCGACACCAAGGCACGAGATCAACTGGGAGAACTCTCGCCCACAGAATTTGACGCACTGGTTCGGGCAAGGAAGATCTTCGTTGTGTCCGCGAACGAGTTGCTTGAAGCCGTGGACCTTGGTGTCGAGCTTCTGAAGAACGCATCGAAGAGCGAACTGCAGGAGGGCATCTGGAGGCTTGAGGTCCTAGAGGGCCGAGCCAACATCGAGAACAACCCGCTGGCAAAGCGAAGTACGCGGGCCGTCAAGTACTGGAAGGCGGCCTTCCGTGAGGCCGAAGCGCTCTACGGCAATGGACTTGCCGGCCTGATCCCGCGACGCAGCGGCAACCGGACGCCAAAGGCATCACACAGAGCGCTCACGCTGGCGGAGGAGCACATCCACGCCAACTTCGCAACGATCCGGGCGAAGAACCGCATCACGGTCTGGGGTCACTACTGCTTAGCCGCCTCTGCAGAAGGTGCTCCGCCAGTGTCGTACGAGTGGTTCTGCCGCATGGTGAAGAAGCATTCGGGCCATGCTCAAACGGCAGCTCGGCTTGGGGAGAAGGCGGCATATGACGAAGAGCCCCACTACCTACAACTGGAATGGACGACACCCAGGCATGGCGTTCGCCCCTGGCACATCGGGCACATCGACCACACACCCATACCGCTGAAGTTTGTCCACAGCGAGCTGGGCAAGATCGTCGACACGATCTGGCTCACGATCTTGATTGACGGCAACACCCGGAAGGTTCTTGCCTACTACTTGAGCTTCGACGAACCCAGCTATCGGTCTTGCATGATGGTCATGCGGGACTGCGTCCGACGTCACGGACGCGTCCATCAAAAGCTAGTCGTGGACCAGGGCTCAGAGTTCAAGGGCGTCTACTTTGAAAAGCTAGTGGCCTCGCTCGGCATCGACAAGCGCGAACGCCGCGCCGGAAAACCCCGAGAGGGCAGTGTCTGCGAGCGCATCTTCAACACCTCCCAAGAGCAGTTCATCAAGCGGCTGATGGGCAGCACAGAGGTGGTGGAGAACTACTTTAGGCGCGTGAGCCCCGAGGTCGAGCCCACCCGACACGCGGTCTGGACGATGGATCGATTTGACGAGGGGTTCCAGGCGTATCTGGATGAGGTCTACCACGTCAACCATCACACCGGCCTGGACATGTCGCCAAACGAGGCCTGGGCACTGGGCCTCAGATCCCACGGGCAGCGCAAGCACCGCGTCATCCCGTACGACGAGAAGTTCCTGATGGAGAGTTGCCCCGAAGTGCACAGGGGCCATGCCAAGGTCTGCCCGGCGGGCATCAAGGTGAACTACCGCTGGTTCAGAAGCCCAGTTTTCAATCAACCTGGCGTCCAGGGCACATCCGTCCGTGCTCGATACGACCCCTTCAACTGCGGCGTCGCCTATGCGTGTGTCAATGGCTCCTGGCATGCATGCTATTCAGAGCACTTCGCCGTCTTCTCGATGCTGACGGAGCGTGCTGTTCAGCGAGCCACGGAACAGATCAGGCTAACTGACCGGATCAGCGGACGAAAAGCGCGGCTGAATGCCGCGCGAATTGCCGCCTTCCTCTCAGAAAGAGAACTTGAGGAAGACGTCGCGCGACAAGCCCGCAACGATTTGGAGGCTCAAAACCACAGGGCAAAGCTGACCGATTCGCGGCAGCAGACACCTCCGGCTCCAAAGCCTGGCCCTGTGCCAGCACCTGATTGCAAGTCGACCTCTGCCTTTCAACCCCGCATCCTGGAGGACCTATGAACGACTCCCACCTCGACCCCCGGATCAATAGGTTTCGCGAAAAGATCGTCAAGCACGACCAGCTGGAGGATGTTCTGGATCACGTCATTCGCCTCGTCACGAGCCCCAGACCGGAAACCGTTGCTGCACTCGTGGGCCCAAGTGGGGTGGGGAAGAGCACCATCATTCGGGCCGTGCAGCGGCATCTTTGTGCCTTGCACGCCGAGCGCATGGAGCGGGACCCAGGCTTTTTGCCATATCTGTCATTCAAGGCCACGTCTCCGCTGGACGGTAACTTCAGCTGGGGCGACTTCTTCACCCGAGCCCTTGTAAAGGCCAACGAGGCGCTGGTTCGGAAGAAGTTCATCCCCCAAATGCAGGTGGAACTCGACGGATCCACGGTGAACTCGGCACGGGGCCTTATCCCCCAGGAGCTCAGGCGAAGCTTCGAAAGCTTGATCGAAAGTCGTGACGTTCAGGTCATGATCATTGAAGAGGCCAGCGCCCTACTACGCATCAAGAAGAGCGGCATACCCATCTTGCAGTTCGAGGTGCTGAAATCACTTGCAGTGCAGCTCCGGAAGCCAATCCTTTTGATCGGCGCCTACGACCTCCTCGGTATCCTGGATGGCGGAGGCCAGCTACTGCGGCGGTCGGACGTCGTCCATTTCCCGCGCTACAAGCTCGATGCTGGCGCATCCTTGATGACAGGTGCCCAAGGCCAGGCGCCGCAGGCATTCGTCAACGTTCTGCATACGTTTCTCGAAGCCATTCCTATCGAGAAGGAGGCAGATCTCATTCAGCATGCCGACTACTTCTTGGCACGGTCAGTAGGTTGCGTGGGCGTCCTCAAAGACTGGCTGGACCGAGCCCTCGTTTCTGTCCTCTCAAAGCCGGGGGCACCGGTCTTGACGAGAGCTGCCATCAAGGAGGCGGCGCTTCTGAACGGCACTGTTCTGCAACTCACTGAAGAAGCGAAAGCTGGGGAAGCCCGCTTGCTGCAGTGCTCGGACGACGAGCTCGCGAGGCAGCTCGGCCTCGACAGCATGCCCGCACTTGACGCGCCCTTTCCGCCCCAAACTACCGAGGAGAAAGAGAAGCCCCAAAAGCGTGGCAAATCGAGCAAGGTCGGCAACCGGGGACCAAGTCGAGATGCAGTGCGTACAGCCTCCGACCCGGCCCCGTCAACGTCCGCGTGAGGGGAGCGCTGCCGTGAGAAATTGTCCCGATCTCTTTGAGGCTGATGAAGCACAGGATCTTCCGCCAAGAAGCGCGTTGTACCGCCTTGAGCCCGCCGATGCGGGAACCGCGTTGCACGAATCCTTGCTGAGCTACCTGCATCGACTTGCGGCGAGACACTGCCTCCGCGTCCGCGACTTGATGACAGAGTTCGTGTTGCCGCGCACCGGAATTTGTGAAGTCAGCTGCGGTCATCGTTTCTCCACAGACTACGCCAAAACGATCAACGGCTTCGGCAAGTACGCGATCGAGGTCTCTGCCGCCCTCAACGCGCTGACGGGGCGTGATGATCTGCAACGCTGCACGTTCATTCCCTGGCGAGACCTGCTCGACCCAAAAGGCGGAGGGCTGCTGGAGCATTCGATGCGCTGGTGCCCGAGTTGCCTGGCACAGAACATCGACCGCTCAGAACCGTGCGTGTATCCGCTTCTGTGGTCCTGTCGGAGCGTCAGTCACTGCCCCGTGCACGCCTCGGCCCTTGTGAACGAGTGCTTGCGTTGCGGCCGCCTCCAGCGAGTCCTTTCGGATAGCAACGCCTACGGAAGATGTTGGGCGTGCAGCGGAAGCCTCGGAGCACGCACCGGCCTGTGGGAAGAGTCAGAGCCGACGCCGCGACAGCTCTTCGATGCCGATGCCGTCTCCAAGATGATCGCGACGGGGGCCGTGGCCCCCGAGTTTGCGACTATCGGCCGCTTCTCTCAGAACCTTCAACAGCTCTGCGAACTGCACGGTTGCAAGTCAGGGGCCGAGTTCGCACGACGCCTCCACATGGACTTTGACACCATGCGCGACTGGCTGGCTCGGGGTATGCGGCCAACACTCACCAGCTTCCTGGAGGTCGCGTTTCGACTGAACCTCGATCCAGTTCACCTCTTGTCCGAGCCGCCGTCGACCAGCCCACCATCCTTACGGACCGGCGCAACGCCGAGAACTCGGAAGTTCCACCGGCTGTCCCGGGAGGACATGGACCGACTGATGGCTGAAATGGCCGCCTCGCTGGATGTGTCGGATCGCTATTTGGACGCAACCGACCTTGCCGGGAAGTTCGGGACCAGCGTGGCCTACATCCGATATCAGTGTGGCGACCTTTACAGGGCGTTCGCTGCTCATCGAACCGAGGTCATGGCCGACCTCAGTCGAAAGCGACTAGACGCTCTCCTGCACCAGACTGAGAGCGTTGTTCGCGCCCTCGTCACCCAAAACACGGTGCCGACGCGCCGAGGGATCTACCGTGCTCTTGAGGCCGAAGGTATCACGATGAAGGACCCGCGCATTCGCAAGAAAGCCTTCGAGACAGCAGCTGCGATTCGGCAGACAGCGAGGCCTGCGGACCTGAAAACAACGTCTTCCGCCGCCCAGCCCCTGGGGACTATTGGTTGACGGGTCTGCGCCGATTGACTCAAGAAGGCGGCACTCACCGAGCGACGCTCTGTTTTCGGGACAAAGAGCCGCTTGAGCGCACTCAAGGCCACGAGTCTGTTTGTGGACTCCGGGCTCATCAGTTGCGCGTCCTGGTGATGATCGGATCAGTCTGGGTGCTGTCGTTCGTCGTCAATGCTACGAGTGGCGGCTTTGACCGGCATCGGTCATTGCTCACGAAGGCGCCGACCGGCCGTTGTTCACGCATCGCCGATCATTCACAGGCGGAAGCGGTGCGTGGACGGCTGCTATTGGCGGAGCCGACTTGCTCAATTCGACGCAACGAGGACGCGCGCGGCTAGGAAAAGCGCCCGTCGGTCAAGCCCCAAACCGTTGACGCACCGAAAGCTCTTCTACCCTTCTGACCGCTGGCAGTCTTCAAGGATTTGGCTGGCCGCTGACGTCTAGTACGCTGGCGAGAACGACTGTTGATTCATAGGTAAGGACAAGACGTGAGCAACAAGAATGCCAAAGCGCCAAGCATGAGGAAAGCCGGCTCCGGCAGTCATTCGATGACCGGTTATGAGTATCAGATCGACGTCTCCGTCTGGTTGGCGCTTGACCTGGTGCTGTCGAGTGAGTTCGCAAAGGAGGTTGTCCTCGAGCCGGCCTCAGAGGAGGACATCGAAGCAGATCTTGCCGAAACCGAGCCTGGGCGTGTGGTGACGACCGCCATGGTCGAACAGTACCGACTAATAGTTCAGGCAAAGCTCCGCAGCGGCGACGCTTGGTCTGTCGCTGGGGTGAAAGGGCTGCTCGAGCACGGAACAAACCGTCCTTCGGCCGCGAGCCG
Above is a window of Inhella inkyongensis DNA encoding:
- a CDS encoding DDE-type integrase/transposase/recombinase, with translation MLTDDELAELFDRLAMPAAGREYIRRVRAEPPSRATSTNKCSGKLRYTPLKMPFVVEAEAESTEYVTLVDMDHDETTLEFYGQPPKLKIFYLLPDGRRKTSVYTTPDYLRITADCFEFIECKREEELQRLAQKMPGRYQQEADGTWRSRPAEAAAQALGCSFKVRSSAQNNWARHENLELLKDYFLQQPSSTRCAATAELLDRLAGQCRLCLFDLIHLEPAIPADAIYLAIARRQVFFPIDTQRLTDQERAYVYRDETAFTAFQSFLPCATPATALPALAVELVPETKFLWDGVPWKIVNAGETRFTVRCLDTKARDQLGELSPTEFDALVRARKIFVVSANELLEAVDLGVELLKNASKSELQEGIWRLEVLEGRANIENNPLAKRSTRAVKYWKAAFREAEALYGNGLAGLIPRRSGNRTPKASHRALTLAEEHIHANFATIRAKNRITVWGHYCLAASAEGAPPVSYEWFCRMVKKHSGHAQTAARLGEKAAYDEEPHYLQLEWTTPRHGVRPWHIGHIDHTPIPLKFVHSELGKIVDTIWLTILIDGNTRKVLAYYLSFDEPSYRSCMMVMRDCVRRHGRVHQKLVVDQGSEFKGVYFEKLVASLGIDKRERRAGKPREGSVCERIFNTSQEQFIKRLMGSTEVVENYFRRVSPEVEPTRHAVWTMDRFDEGFQAYLDEVYHVNHHTGLDMSPNEAWALGLRSHGQRKHRVIPYDEKFLMESCPEVHRGHAKVCPAGIKVNYRWFRSPVFNQPGVQGTSVRARYDPFNCGVAYACVNGSWHACYSEHFAVFSMLTERAVQRATEQIRLTDRISGRKARLNAARIAAFLSERELEEDVARQARNDLEAQNHRAKLTDSRQQTPPAPKPGPVPAPDCKSTSAFQPRILEDL
- a CDS encoding DEAD/DEAH box helicase; the encoded protein is MDVFEFREHLVGEYEQFTRSFTRIRSDDIRAFVDREYDSQRYWPEPLIQINPNYRSGGTVDELVQAGQLSAECSDIFRLGKSASSVGVTLPLHKHQAEAISLALAGESYVLTTGTGSGKSLSYFIPVVDACLKAKKADPTPRTRAIVIYPMNALANSQLEELKKFLGSDPATRAVSFGRYTGQESDEERQAMAAKPPDILLTNFMMLELLMTRQNDIDKAVMRNAKGLRFLVLDELHTYRGRQGADVALLVRRVREALADELICIGTSATMASEGSQMERNAVVARVARRLFGTAIADRNVITETLRRTTPESQTLESIRSRLGPAIRSGVPAGLGFEALAAHPMSVWVELTLGLTYEDDKPRRARPRTLADAAMLLHDASGEPIETCLAYLQQFMLRAYAVTDAAGKSLFAFKLHQFIAGGGKVFTTLEAPGHRAITLDGQQFVSGDDERQRRYYHVHFCRDCGQEYIPVWDTDGHEGRTFNVRSIEERQHDDEQVKFGFLMPDGRGLWDPESLERYPESWLEERADGEWRIKSGQRKFLPQSVKVRPDGVVSTDSGLPSWFIPGAFRFCLACGVSHTTSGKDALRLTSLSGEGRSSATTMLTLSALRYLYEQDQELSADAKKVLGFSDNRQDAALQAGHFNDFLQVLLTRSALLSAVRKAGGRALSEREVANAVFEALGFHRDDPAVRAEYMQQPEVKGNTRRQVQEAMRGILGYRSYFDLRRGWRFNNPNLEQLGLIRIGYQDIDDLAADAAEWAQAPQVLQAASPAERAKVLRELFDFMRQGLCIATRYLDRTELEQLRTQSYANLCEPWGFTEDERPVPSRWFATSRPREESDRRGRRVVVEDFLVIGSSRSRLGRLLRQGSTWGGGNPYYKHINDQTYPDVIQALLKAAESYGMVKREETDFGVLGWQLSGTALQWELGSGESKRQAEDNAFFRSLYLNIAGLLDSPVHQLFEFEAREHTAQVEQEDRMEREARFRFTDKDRAEWRGKNGVELEWLPVLFCSPTMELGVDISSLNTVYMRNVPPTPANYAQRSGRAGRAGQPALVITYCASQSPHDQYYFRDPVRMVHGQVNAPTLDLANLELVKSHMHAIWLAETSKRLGNSVRDLLDMNQPDVLPVTEEMASDLDKSEAKKRAHQRGLKVLGMLTNELTPTSAPWYTDKWAEAVFQRAYQEFDGALQRWRDLYRATAQAIELNFKIENNPAASERERREAQQRHNEARKQRDLLLAGDSAFNSDFYTYRYLASQGFLPGYNFPRLPLLAYLPARRGAIGRESFLSRPRFLALGEFGPYSLIYHEGSQYRVTKALLTITGSDQVSEGARLPTEIARLCPACGYGHFRSQRDSDRCISCGASLSGAQEIKNLYRIENVSTKRAERITANEEERVRQGYEMQTTLQFAEADGKLQMVTTVVEDDEGPLLEMQYGPAATVWRMNFGWRRRKEKAIQGFMMNPVTGHWVGGVDDGNGEKEAEGEAPPDKTPPQRIVPYVEDRRNILIVRPHYRLGELAAETLTTLQYALKRGIEAVYQLEESELMAEPLPTRDNRQSILLFEAAEGGAGVLTRLATEPDALAAVAAKALEVLHFLPPPAGQPWARKTLAEELDHDGKPLCEAGCYRCLLSYYNQPDHTLIDRKDKDAGGLLLDILCRLTAARAHQGTQGRGPQEHDAELARTAGSTLEQAWLDHVNEHGYRKPDRGQHTVSGANACADFFYDDLNLAVFIDGPHHETDTQRAADAAIDRALDELGYLVVRFPKEQARWPDIFKNNADLFGPGKA